ACGCATAGGAAATTCAGTTTTTGGCATCAATAATGTATCTTTATATTCCATGTTTTACCCTCCAAAAAAAAACGTAAATTTCATATCTTTTTGCACCATAACAAAAAGACCTCCTCATCCCAAAAAGGGACGAGAAGGCCTCCCGCGGTACCACCCTAGTAGATTTGCTGCACGCAAATCCTCTTTGCATTCGTAACGTGAATAAACCGCCACTGCTTACTATCATCATTTCAGCAATGGTACTCTAGGGTGATTTTCACTTTTTTGTTTGTTATCGAGCTCGCACCATCCTCGATTCGCTTTGACAAACTAAAAAAGCTACTGTCCCTGTCTCCGTACTGTTTGATATGAAATTTCATCTGTTACCAAATTATATGACAACAAAACGTGAGAAGTCAAGATGATGTCTTGACTAGTCAATTTTTTCTTCTAGCGCTGGCATCTCATAATCCATCAACTGATCCCAGTCATCGCTGTTTAACATTTCAAGCTGTGCTTCAATTAACATTTTGAAACGAGTTCTAAATACTTTAGACTGCTTTTTCGTCTCCTCAATGTCCATCGCAATTTTACGAGACTTAGACAGTGCTTCATTAATAATACGGTCCGCATTTTTTTCTGCTTCTTTTATAATGAGCTTCGCTTCTTTTTCAGCGTTTCGCTTTACATCTTCCGCTGCTTCTTGAGCAATTAAAATTGATTTATTTAACGTTTCTTCGATGTTAGTAAAATGTCCAAGACGATCTGTTAATTCAGATACTCTTCCTTCTAACTCCTTTTTATCACGCATTACCAGCTCATAGTCTTTAATTACTTGGTCAAGAAACTCATTTACTTCATCTTCATCATATCCGCGAAACCCGCGATTAAACTCTTTGTTATGAATATCCAAAGGGGTTAAAGGCATCTAGGCCACCTCCGTGTTGTCTCATTACATCATTAGTAATGGTTTATTCGACATATTTTTAAAATTTCCTGCTAGTAGATTTCTTTATTTCTGCTTCCCTACAACAATTCGCCATTTTTCTTTTTTGGTTTTGCCTTCAAGTGAAACGATACGACTTCTGCCGTGGCCACGAAGCGACAAAATATCACCTTCATGACATTCAAAAGAAGGCTGTTCAATGACTTTAAAATTTACTTTTACCGCTCCATTTGCAATAAACGGCTGGACTTTTTGTCTTGATAAATTGTGAATGGTCGACAGCAAAACATCAAGCCTCATTGAAGAAACTGTATAAACGTGTTCAATCAGCTCTTCTTTTACCACATGCAGCTGCTCTCTTTGAATAGAAGAAAGTGAAACTTTGGCTTTTCCAATTGATGTTAAATTCATCTCAATATAAGAAGAAATTTCCTCTGCGGCTACAAGCTGAATATCGTCTCCCGCGACCAAAATATCGCCAAATTTTGAACGGCGCAGTCCTAAGGACATCGCCGAACCAAGAACTTGAGGATGTTCAATCGTCACAAACTTTTTAGGATAATTCAATTCGTACATATGCAACTGAAAATCTTCGCTTTCAGGCACATAGTAATCCGGATATAGCAGCGCACGCTTGCGTTCAGCAAACGGTTGTCCACCATCAAATGAAACTTGAACCTCTCCTTCAGTCCCAACAATAGCTGTCACAATCTGCTGCTCTCTTGGATCTAAAAAATCCGTTAATTTTGGGCTGTATTGATGTAGGACATCTTCTTTCCACTGAAGAACCTGGTCAATAAATCCATGTTCTTCTTGCCTAAAATGTTCATAAATAGACATATTATTACTCCTACTATTGGTATGTAAAAAAGGAATCCAGCGATTCCTTTTTAAATAAATCCAACCATACTGTGAAGTGAACGTACACCTGCTTGCGCAAATCGTAGTAAAAAGATTGCAACAAGAGGTGAAATATCAATCATGCCAATAGGCGGAATGATTTTACGAAAAGGCTCTAAGTAAGGCTCGCAAATGCTGCCAAGCAGCTGACCAAACTTAGACGCCCTTACATCGGGTACCCAAGACATCAAAATGTAAATAATCAGTGCCCATGAGTAAAGACCAATCAATTGCCCAAGAATCCCAAAAACGATGTCCAAAAACTACCACCTCTTTACGTTTGTTGTATCGTGTTCTCCCATCATATCTGAAATGCTTCCGCTTACGTCTACATTATCAGGTGTACATAAAAAGATGTCGGTTCCAATTTTTTGAATGTCCCCGCCTAAAGCATAAACTGTACCACTTAAAAAGTCGACAATTCTCACTGCTTGATCTCGTTGAATGCGCTGTAAATTAACAACTACGACTTTACGATTTTTTAAATGATCCGTAATTTCTTGTGCTTCGGCATAGACGCGAGGTTCGCAAAGCATCATTTTTGATGATTTTTGAACGCTTTGCAAGCTAATCACGTTTTGCTGCTGATTCGGCTGCTGACTAGCTTTCACTGGTCTCGACTGC
The genomic region above belongs to Priestia megaterium and contains:
- a CDS encoding cell division protein SepF codes for the protein MSMKNRFRSFFALDDDTEYVEEHYEQEESVEEPVQQSRPVKASQQPNQQQNVISLQSVQKSSKMMLCEPRVYAEAQEITDHLKNRKVVVVNLQRIQRDQAVRIVDFLSGTVYALGGDIQKIGTDIFLCTPDNVDVSGSISDMMGEHDTTNVKRW
- a CDS encoding YggT family protein, with amino-acid sequence MDIVFGILGQLIGLYSWALIIYILMSWVPDVRASKFGQLLGSICEPYLEPFRKIIPPIGMIDISPLVAIFLLRFAQAGVRSLHSMVGFI
- a CDS encoding DivIVA domain-containing protein; this encodes MPLTPLDIHNKEFNRGFRGYDEDEVNEFLDQVIKDYELVMRDKKELEGRVSELTDRLGHFTNIEETLNKSILIAQEAAEDVKRNAEKEAKLIIKEAEKNADRIINEALSKSRKIAMDIEETKKQSKVFRTRFKMLIEAQLEMLNSDDWDQLMDYEMPALEEKID
- a CDS encoding YlmH family RNA-binding protein encodes the protein MSIYEHFRQEEHGFIDQVLQWKEDVLHQYSPKLTDFLDPREQQIVTAIVGTEGEVQVSFDGGQPFAERKRALLYPDYYVPESEDFQLHMYELNYPKKFVTIEHPQVLGSAMSLGLRRSKFGDILVAGDDIQLVAAEEISSYIEMNLTSIGKAKVSLSSIQREQLHVVKEELIEHVYTVSSMRLDVLLSTIHNLSRQKVQPFIANGAVKVNFKVIEQPSFECHEGDILSLRGHGRSRIVSLEGKTKKEKWRIVVGKQK